Proteins encoded together in one Spodoptera frugiperda isolate SF20-4 chromosome 15, AGI-APGP_CSIRO_Sfru_2.0, whole genome shotgun sequence window:
- the LOC126911528 gene encoding ras-related GTP-binding protein C, whose protein sequence is MSYQDDPSCYVGSFPKDFSYGPFEQNGDGDNTSLQEDHKPRILLMGLRRSGKSSIQKVVFHKMSPNETLFLESTNKIVKDDINNSSFVQFQIWDFPGQIDFFDATFDSDTIFGGCGALVFVIDAQDDYQDALDKLQLTVTKAYRVNSNIKFEVFIHKVDGLNDDYKMESQRDIHHRATEDLAEAGLEHVHLSFHLTSIYDHSIFEAFSKVVQKLIPQLPTLENLLNILISNSGIEKAFLFDVVSKIYIATDSSPVDMQSYELCCDMIDVVIDISCIYGMVDETEVNTFNSQSSSLIKLNNGTVLYLREVNKFLALVCILREENFQKQGVIDYNFLCFRDAITQVFELRNKCQNAITSRGTSGTPEPIPNGAADSTESASDRSQTHLP, encoded by the exons atg AGTTATCAAGACGATCCCAGTTGTTATGTTGGGTCCTTCCCCAAGGACTTCAGTTATGGGCCTTTCGAGCAAAATGGAGATGGTGACAATACTTCACTGCAGGAAGATCACAAGCCTAGGATTCTGCTTATGGGACTGAGAAG ATCTGGAAAGTCATCTATACAGAAAGTGGTGTTCCACAAAATGTCACcgaatgaaacattatttttggagtcaacaaataaaattgtgaaagaTGACATTAACAACAGTAGTTTTGTACAGTTTCAAATCTGGGACTTCCCAGGCCAGATTGATTTCTTTGATGCAACATTTGATTCTGACACAATATTTGGAGGATGTGGTGCCTTGGTCTTTGTTATTGATGCTCAG GATGACTACCAAGACGCTTTGGATAAGTTACAGTTAACTGTCACCAAGGCATACAGAGTAAACAGTAACATTAAGTTTGAAGTGTTTATACATAAA GTTGATGGTCTCAATGATGATTACAAGATGGAATCTCAAAGAGACATTCATCATCGGGCCACAGAGGACCTGGCTGAAGCAGGACTGGAACATGTACACTTATCATTTCATCTGACCTCGATATACGACCACTCCATATTTGAAGCCTTCAGTAAAGTAGTACAAAAGCTGATTCCCCAATTACCAACTTTAGAAAACCTTCTAAACATCCTCATATCA AACTCTGGCATTGAGAAAGCATTCCTTTTTGATGTGGTGTCTAAGATCTACATTGCAACAGATAGTTCTCCAGTCGACATGCAAAGCTATGAACTGTGCTGTGATATGATTGATGTTGTTATTGATATATCTTGTATTTATGG CATGGTTGATGAAACTGAAGTGAACACATTTAACAGTCAAAGTTCCAGTTTAATAAAGCTGAACAATGGTACAGTGCTGTATCTTCGTGAGGTCAACAAATTCCTTGCGCTCGTTTGTATTTTGCGTGAAGAAAATTTCCAAAAGCAAG GTGTGATAGACTACAATTTTTTGTGCTTCCGTGACGCTATAACTCAAGTGTTTGAGTTACGCAACAAATGCCAGAATGCTATAACATCCAGGGGGACATCTGGTACTCCAGAGCCAATACCTAATGGCGCTGCTGATTCAACAGAAAGTGCTTCCGACCGCTCACAAACTCATTTACCATAG